GTAAATCAATTTATTAGTGCTAATTATTTCATCAACAATCTTGTTCTTTGAAAAAAAATCAAAAGTATTAGAATGACTGTAAGAATGATTACCAACGACATGTCCTTCAGCAACTATTTGTTGCACTAATTTGGGGTGTTTTTCTATGCGATTTCCAATACAAAAAAAAGAAGCTTTGCTATTGTATTTCTTTAAAATAGAAAGGACTTGAGGTGTAAATTCTGAACTCGGCCCATCATCAAAAGTAATGGCTACTTGTTTTTTACTAGTCTTCGGATTTGAATTTAGAGCATTGACGTGATAGTTCCATCGCATGTGAAATGAACCTATACACGTTACAATCAACCAACATATAAAAAGAACAACATATAAAAATTTAGGAAGTTCAAATGACAAAACAAGCAACACCAGTATAAAAAAAAAGCTATTTACTCTGCCAAATTTTAACATGACTGTAATACTACTAAACTGTGGTTTTCGCCTCTGTATTGATTATAAAGAAGTACATTTTTGTAGGTCTTTTTAGGTTTGTCATTTATTTTAACCAAAGTAGGAATCTCTTTTTCCTTAATTATTTTGGAAGCCAGCCAAAATCCAAATGCAGAGGCTGTATTAAATTCTCCAGACAAATGTTTATAATAAACTTGCTGTGTATCTTTAAAGATACCTTCTTCTATCGTTTTGTAATACGAATCGAAAGTAACATCGCCATTATTACCCAAAACAACAAGGTCTATATCATCAACCGACAATTTATTTACTTCTAAAAATGTTTTAATTCTAGATTCTAAATTCTCTTCGTTAAGTTGACTGTAAATTTCAACATCCACTAATTTTGCATAGCTATGCTCCGTTTGTTCATCTGATAATGTACAAAATATAGCTCCTTCTCCGAAGATAGAACCGTCTGTATTCGAATGAATTAAATCTGCACTACCAACCTCTTCATTTTTAATATGACCAATCAAATGATGTAAATCATTGGTATGCTTACCATGTTCATCTACACCACCAACCAAAATAGTTGATGCCTCATCCTCATTAAACTTCATCTGAGCATCAATAAGACAAGATTCAAAAGAAATTGTAGAATGCACATAGGTAAAGTTATAGGCTTTGCATTGTAAGCCTAAGGCAATTTGAGCCCCAACTGTATTATGTGTAGATTGAATAAAAGAAGTAGGGGTTAAAAACTCTTCATCATTATCTATTATGGCACTTACAAATTTTTCAGAATCTTGTAAACAACCCATTCCCGTACCTGTAATTATAGCATCAGGAACTTCTACATGAGCATCTTTTAACGCTAAACTTGAAGCCACAACACCCATTTTCACACCTTTTGCCATTCTTCTCGCTGCTGCAGGTGGAATATACTCTTTATAATTAGGGTTAATAACCGGTAAAATATTAGTGTCATAAAAGACAATATCATCTAAGAATCCACTCTCAGTAGTTTTTTGTGCCGAAACACACCCCAATCCATTGATATAACAATTTTTCATTTAGTTTTTTGAAAAAATTAAGGTTGAGCAATTTCCACCAAAACCAAAAGAATTAGAAAGCACAAAATTGATTGGCTTCTCTTTTACTACGGTAACGGGTACAATGCCTGTTTCAGTAATCGCTGTATTGAAGTTTAAATTCGGAAAAATAAGATTGTGCTGAATAGCTAATATAGAATACACCGCTTCAATTGCTGCCGCAGCAGCCAACGTATGCCCAGTAAACCCTTTTGTTGAACTTAAATCAGGAATTTTACTTCCAAAAACACGTTGTATAGCAATACTTTCCGATAAATCGTTGTTGGGTGTTGCCGTGCCATGTGCATTTATATAATCTATTTGTTCCGGTAAAATTCCCGAAACTTTAAAAGCTTTTTGCATGGCTAATGTAGCTCCTTCACCATTATCAGACGAAGCTGTTTGATGAAAAGCGTCATTCGCATTTCCATAACCGGAAACATAAGCCAGTACTTTTTTATTTTCTTTTGCAACTATTTCATCAGACTCTAATACTAAAAATGCAGCCGCTTCACCTAAGTTCAAACCTGTTCTATCATTATCAAAAGGTTTACAGTAGGTATCTGACAAAATCATCAAGGTTTTAAATCCGTTGATGGTAAATTTCGATAAGCAATCTGCACCGCCTACCACTACTCTATCCAATTTACCAGCTTTTATCATTCGAGCACCTAGCATTATCGCATTTGCAGATGAAGAACATGCCGTACTAATTGTCGTTACAAAATCGGTAATTCCTAATTGTTCTGCAATTTTGTGGGTAGAATCACCCGCATGATGACCACCGATGTATTTGTGATTGGTTTCATCTTCTAAATATTGGTAATAATACTTTTCAGTCATGTCCATACCTCCTACACTGGTAGCAGATATTAAACCTGTACGACAATCATTAATATCAGAAATTCCGGCATTCTCAACGGCCTGTTTGGCAGCAACTACCCCCAGCAATGCTGTTCTGGAATAATTTTGAGATTCAGGTAAACGCAATTGCTTTATCAAT
The nucleotide sequence above comes from Aureibaculum algae. Encoded proteins:
- a CDS encoding beta-ketoacyl-[acyl-carrier-protein] synthase family protein, translating into MSKGVAITGMGIVSSIGNSVEENLNALLQSKHGISKISSIKTRHIDEIMVGEIDLSNEELIKQLRLPESQNYSRTALLGVVAAKQAVENAGISDINDCRTGLISATSVGGMDMTEKYYYQYLEDETNHKYIGGHHAGDSTHKIAEQLGITDFVTTISTACSSSANAIMLGARMIKAGKLDRVVVGGADCLSKFTINGFKTLMILSDTYCKPFDNDRTGLNLGEAAAFLVLESDEIVAKENKKVLAYVSGYGNANDAFHQTASSDNGEGATLAMQKAFKVSGILPEQIDYINAHGTATPNNDLSESIAIQRVFGSKIPDLSSTKGFTGHTLAAAAAIEAVYSILAIQHNLIFPNLNFNTAITETGIVPVTVVKEKPINFVLSNSFGFGGNCSTLIFSKN
- a CDS encoding polysaccharide deacetylase family protein gives rise to the protein MRWNYHVNALNSNPKTSKKQVAITFDDGPSSEFTPQVLSILKKYNSKASFFCIGNRIEKHPKLVQQIVAEGHVVGNHSYSHSNTFDFFSKNKIVDEIISTNKLIYNLIKVNCKLFRPPFGITNPAIKNAIKQTNLQVVGWNVRSLDTKIKEPKKILNRITKNLKAGDVILLHDSSKRTVVVLEQLLLFLQEHHYETVTVDELFEIEAYA
- a CDS encoding beta-ketoacyl-[acyl-carrier-protein] synthase family protein; this encodes MKNCYINGLGCVSAQKTTESGFLDDIVFYDTNILPVINPNYKEYIPPAAARRMAKGVKMGVVASSLALKDAHVEVPDAIITGTGMGCLQDSEKFVSAIIDNDEEFLTPTSFIQSTHNTVGAQIALGLQCKAYNFTYVHSTISFESCLIDAQMKFNEDEASTILVGGVDEHGKHTNDLHHLIGHIKNEEVGSADLIHSNTDGSIFGEGAIFCTLSDEQTEHSYAKLVDVEIYSQLNEENLESRIKTFLEVNKLSVDDIDLVVLGNNGDVTFDSYYKTIEEGIFKDTQQVYYKHLSGEFNTASAFGFWLASKIIKEKEIPTLVKINDKPKKTYKNVLLYNQYRGENHSLVVLQSC